The Xanthomonas sp. DAR 80977 nucleotide sequence CGTCGGCGCGGCTGCCGCCGGGCAGCACGCCGACCACGTTGCGCGACTTCTTCTCGGAGATGGTGCTCTTCAGGTCCACCGACAGCTTGGCCTTCAGCGGCACCGGCTTGAAGCCGCGCTTGCTCGCGTCCTTGTAGGCCTGGTCGAGATCCAGCCCGGCGTCGGCGAACAGCTGCTTGGCGGCCTGCGCGGTGATCCAGCCCTGTGCCGGGATGCGCGGTTCCGGATCGTCCTTGGCCGGCAGGTCGTACTGCGCGCCGGACCAGGAATTCTTCACCACGTCCCAACCGTAGCTGGCGCCGGGGGTGTCGTGCACGATCAGCGCGGCCGCCGCGCCCTTGCGCGCGGCTTCCTCGAACTTGTAGGTCCAGCGCCCGTAGTAGGTCATGCGCTTGCCTTCGAACAACGCGCCGTCCTCGGTGTGGAAGCCGGGGTCGTTGACGAACATCACCACCGTCTTGCCCTTCCAGTCCTGGTCCGCGTAGTCGTTCCACTTCTGCTCGGGGGCGTCCACGCCGTAGCCGACGAACACCATGTCGCTGGCGTCGATCTTGACCTCGGTCTGGCCGGTGCGGGTGCCGATCACCATGTCGGTGCCGAACTTCAGTTCGCGCGGCTTGCCGTTCTGTTCCAGCTTCAGCGTGGTGTTCGGATCGGCCGTGGTCTCGGTCATCGCCACGTCCTGGAACCAGCTGTCGCCGTTGCCGGGCTGCAGGCCGATGCGCTGCATCTGGTCGCGGATGTAGGAGACGGTCTTTTCCTCGCCGGCGGTGCCGGGGCCGCGGCCTTCGAACGCGTCCGAGGACAGGGTCTTGACCAACTCGCCGAAGTCGGCCGGCGTGATCTCGGGAGAGAAGGCGTGGGCCGCGGCGGCCACAGGAGCGGGCGGCGGCGGCGCGGTATCGGCGGCCGGGGCGGGCGCCTCGCGCTTGCACGCGGTCAGCGCGGCCGCGGCGGCCAGGCACAGCACAAGCTTGCGGGACATGGGGGCTCCTGGGGTCTGAGGAATCCCGATTCTATAGGCAAGTTCCGCGCAGGCGTTGTCGCCGGCGCAGGCAACGCCGGATCAGTTGTCCGGCGCTGTGTCGCCGTCGAACGGCTGCGCGGTGGCGCCGCTGATCGGACCGGTCTTGGCGCTGCGGTGCACGTACAGGCTCACTTCGCGCTCGAAATGCAGCGGCCCGTCGATCACCGCGCGCGGGCCGATGATGATGCGCGGCTTGCGCGCCGGCTTGAACGACATGCTGAAGCTGGGCTTCTTGATTTCGATGCCGCCGCCGACGTGCGAGTCGTGGCCGACGGTGATGTCGCCGTTGACCGTCTCGATGCCGCCCTGCAGCTGCGTGGCGACCAGGCCGATGCTGCCGTTGACGCTCTCCACGCTGCCGCCGACGCGGCCGCCGCGGTCGACGAAGATGCCGCCGTTGACCGTCTCGATGGAATCGGCGATCTGCACCTGCTGGCCCACGCGGATGCCGCCGTTGACCGTGGACAGGCCCTTGGCCTGCGCGTTGTCGGCGATCTTGAGGCTGCCGTTGACGGTTTCCACATCGCCGACGCTGGCGCCGGATTCGACGCTGATCCCGCCGTTCACCGTTTCCAGGTCGCCATACTGCTTGCCGGCCTCGGCGGTGATGCTGCCGTTGACCTTGCTGATGCCTTCCGCGGCCAGGGCGGGTCCGGCGATCAGGGCCAGCGCCAACAGGACCGATAAATGCGTACGCTTCATCATCCACCTCCAGAACGCCGGCCAGTCGCGGCAGCAATCGTGGGGGCGATCACAACACGCTTCGCTACAATCCGCACCTGCCTGAAGTCATTGGACCCGCCCTTGCCCGCAACCGTCTCCGCTCCGTTGCGTCCCGCGTTGCCCCCCGGGGCGGGGCGGCGCCTGTCCGCCTGTCGGCGCGCGGCGACGCAGCTGCTGATGGCGACGCTGTTGCTGCTGGCCGCGAGCCTGGCGCCGGCGCAGAACCCGCGCGAGGCCGAGCGGCGCCTGGAGAAAGTGCGCGGCGAGCTGAAGAGCGTGGCCGAGGAGCGGCGCCAGCTGGAAGGCAAGCGTGGCGACGCCGCGCGGCAGCTGCGCGAGGCCGACGAGAAGGTGGCCACGACCGGGCGCAGCCTGGCGCAGACCCAGCAGGCGCTGCGCCAGCACCAGCAGACCCTGGCCGAACTGGAGCGCAAGCGCGACACGCTGCGCAACGGCCTGGTGCGGCAGCGCGCCGAACTGGCGCAGCTGCTGCGCGCGGCCTACGCGATCGGCGGCAACGCGCCGCTGAAGCTGCTGCTGGCGCAGGACCGGGTGGCCGACGCCAACCGCCTGCTGGCCTATCACCGCTATCTGCAGCGCGAGCGCGCGCAGCGCATCGCCACACTGACCCATGAGCTGCAGGCATTGGAACAGGTACAGCACGAGGTGACGGCCAAGCAGCAGCAACTGAGCGCAGCGCAGCGCCAGCAGCAGGAACAGGCGGCAGCCCTGCAGCGCGACCGCAAGCAGCGCGCCAGCCTGGTGTCCGAACTGGACCAGCGCTACCAGGACCGCAGCGAGCGCGAGAAGGCGCTGGGCCAGGACGCCAAGGCGCTGGAAACGCTGTTGGCCAATCTGCGCGCGGCCGCCGCGCGTGCCGAGGCCGAGCGCCGCGCGGCGGCCAAGCGCGCCGCGGCCGAACAGGCCGCGCAGGCCAAGGCCGCGGCGAAGAATCCTTCGCGCGGCGGCAGCAAGGTGCCGCCCAAGGTGGTGGCCTCGGCGCCGGCGCTGAAGGTCGGCGGCCTGGGCTGGCCGCTGTCCGGCGATCTGATCGCGCGCTACGGCGGCAAGCTGCCGGACGGGCGCACCAGCAACGGGGTGCTGATCGCCGCGCCGGCCGGCAGCACCATCACCGCCGTGGCCGACGGCACGGTGGTGTTCTCCGACTGGATGACCGGCTACGGCATGATCCTGATCGTGGACCACGGCAACGGCTACATGAGCCTGTACGCCCACAACGATGCGTTGCTGCGCGATCCCGGCGACCGGGTCAAGCGCGGCGATGCGGTGGCCAAGGTCGGCAATTCCGGCGGCCAGGGGCGCCCGGCGCTGTATTTCGAATTGCGCCGCAACGGCCAGCCGGTGGATCCCTCATCGTGGCTGCAGCGCCGCTGAGCGCCGCCGCGGCGCGGCATTCAACGCGAATTTAGCCTGCTTTCGCGCATAATCCGGACAGTTGCGCCGTGCACGGCGCAGGCCATCCCCCAATCGGAGTGCTTCATGCGCGTAGTCCTGTCCGCTGCCTTGTTGCTTGCCCTGGCGCCGCTGCCGTCGATGGCGCAGAGCGCCGGCGAACAGACGCCCACGGCCCCGACGGCCAGCGCCGACGATCCGGACGCCACCGAATCGGCCACCTCGCGCGTGCCGCTGGACGAGATCCGCCGCTACGTGGCGGTGTACAACGCGGTGAAGGAAGCCTACGTCGATCCGGTCGACGACAAGAAACTGATGCAGTCGGCGATCCGCGGCCTGCTGCTGGACCTGGATCCGCACAGCACCTACTTCAGCAAGGAAGACGCCGAGGCCTTCGACGAACAGGCCACCGGCGCCTACGACGGCATCGGCGTGGAGTTGCTGCAGCTGCCGGACAACACGCTCAAGGTGGTCTCGCCGATCGACGACACCCCGGCCGCGCGCGCCGGCGTGCGCTCGGGCGACATCATCGTCGCCATCGACGGCAAGCCGATCAGCGCGGTCAAGGCGATGGAGCCGTTGCGCGGCGAGTCGGGCAGCAAGGTGGTGCTGACCATCGTCCGCGAGAAAGTGGACAAGCCGTTCGACGTGACCCTGACCCGGCAGACCATCCGCGTGGCCAGCGTGCGCAGCCGCATGCTCGAGCCGGGCTATGGCTACATCCGCATCAGCACCTTCCAGGCCGATACCGGCGCGGATTTCCACAAGCAGCTGCAGCAGCTGCAGGCGCAGTCCGGCGGCAAGCTGCGCGGCCTGGTGCTGGACCTGCGCAGCAATCCCG carries:
- a CDS encoding M28 family metallopeptidase, whose protein sequence is MSRKLVLCLAAAAALTACKREAPAPAADTAPPPPAPVAAAAHAFSPEITPADFGELVKTLSSDAFEGRGPGTAGEEKTVSYIRDQMQRIGLQPGNGDSWFQDVAMTETTADPNTTLKLEQNGKPRELKFGTDMVIGTRTGQTEVKIDASDMVFVGYGVDAPEQKWNDYADQDWKGKTVVMFVNDPGFHTEDGALFEGKRMTYYGRWTYKFEEAARKGAAAALIVHDTPGASYGWDVVKNSWSGAQYDLPAKDDPEPRIPAQGWITAQAAKQLFADAGLDLDQAYKDASKRGFKPVPLKAKLSVDLKSTISEKKSRNVVGVLPGGSRADEAVLYMAHWDHLGKHEGEAGDNIYNGAVDNATGVAGILEVADAFVHQQPKPERSVVFLAVTLEESGLLGSKYYVAHPTFPLNKIAGVINLDAMPVAGRAKDLVVNGFGSSELEDLLKPIAAAQGRVLHAESSPQSGFYFRSDHFNFAKAGVPALYIDGGEDLIDGGIDAGKRASEDYGKHRYHTPADQYDPATWKLDGVMDDLQAVYGVGKELAAGDTWPNWYQDNPFKAARDSMMGGAKPATPAPGK
- a CDS encoding murein hydrolase activator EnvC family protein — encoded protein: MATLLLLAASLAPAQNPREAERRLEKVRGELKSVAEERRQLEGKRGDAARQLREADEKVATTGRSLAQTQQALRQHQQTLAELERKRDTLRNGLVRQRAELAQLLRAAYAIGGNAPLKLLLAQDRVADANRLLAYHRYLQRERAQRIATLTHELQALEQVQHEVTAKQQQLSAAQRQQQEQAAALQRDRKQRASLVSELDQRYQDRSEREKALGQDAKALETLLANLRAAAARAEAERRAAAKRAAAEQAAQAKAAAKNPSRGGSKVPPKVVASAPALKVGGLGWPLSGDLIARYGGKLPDGRTSNGVLIAAPAGSTITAVADGTVVFSDWMTGYGMILIVDHGNGYMSLYAHNDALLRDPGDRVKRGDAVAKVGNSGGQGRPALYFELRRNGQPVDPSSWLQRR
- a CDS encoding S41 family peptidase, which gives rise to MRVVLSAALLLALAPLPSMAQSAGEQTPTAPTASADDPDATESATSRVPLDEIRRYVAVYNAVKEAYVDPVDDKKLMQSAIRGLLLDLDPHSTYFSKEDAEAFDEQATGAYDGIGVELLQLPDNTLKVVSPIDDTPAARAGVRSGDIIVAIDGKPISAVKAMEPLRGESGSKVVLTIVREKVDKPFDVTLTRQTIRVASVRSRMLEPGYGYIRISTFQADTGADFHKQLQQLQAQSGGKLRGLVLDLRSNPGGLLTAAVQVADDVLDKGTIVTTRGRISVSDSKFDATPGDLLNGAPMVALVDAGSASASEVLAGALRDNKRARIVGSRTFGKGSVQTVLPLDNGDSVKLTTARYYTPSGKSIQASGIVPDVVLRPEESKEDADKPAVLADYSEATLPGHLHGDDEGAEGYSAGDVLPGDAPIAQALAELKQPGAVARAAAAKQAKAKPKAAAPSAAKPATLAPRNVAPKSDAPKAEPAKGDVPKTDTTAPPPSGD